In a genomic window of Octadecabacter temperatus:
- a CDS encoding D-amino-acid transaminase: MSRTVYLNGDYLSEEDAKISIFDRSFLMADGVYEVTSVLGGKLIDFAGHATRLERSLSELGMQKPEAFDDLLEIHRELVRLNEIDEGMIYLQVSRGSAGDRDFAYPSDDVKPTLVLFTQSKPGLADNPAAKVGIKIISIEDQRWGRRDIKTTQLLYPSMGKMMAKAAGCDDAWMVEDGNVTEGTSNNAYIVKGNTIITRHLGNEILHGITRAAVLRFAKEAQMKVEERSFSIEEAQGADEAFITSASTFVMPVVEVDGAAIGTGKPGNIAARLREIYLDESRKAAI; this comes from the coding sequence ATGAGCCGCACTGTTTACCTAAATGGGGACTACCTGTCTGAAGAAGACGCAAAGATTTCAATCTTTGATCGTTCGTTTTTGATGGCAGATGGCGTTTATGAAGTTACATCCGTGCTGGGTGGAAAGTTGATTGATTTTGCTGGCCACGCGACGCGGCTTGAACGTTCGCTAAGCGAGCTTGGGATGCAAAAGCCTGAGGCCTTTGACGATCTGTTGGAAATACACCGCGAGTTGGTGCGTTTGAACGAGATTGATGAAGGTATGATCTATCTGCAGGTCAGCCGTGGCAGCGCAGGGGATCGTGATTTCGCTTACCCAAGCGACGACGTGAAGCCGACATTGGTTTTGTTCACACAGTCCAAACCGGGCCTAGCTGACAATCCAGCGGCTAAAGTCGGGATCAAGATCATTTCTATCGAAGATCAACGCTGGGGTCGCCGTGATATCAAGACAACCCAATTGTTGTACCCGTCTATGGGCAAGATGATGGCGAAAGCTGCTGGGTGTGACGATGCATGGATGGTCGAAGACGGAAACGTCACCGAAGGCACGTCCAACAACGCCTATATCGTCAAAGGTAATACGATTATCACGCGTCATTTGGGAAACGAGATCCTTCATGGGATCACGCGCGCAGCGGTTCTTCGGTTTGCAAAAGAAGCGCAGATGAAGGTCGAAGAGCGCAGCTTTAGCATTGAAGAAGCGCAAGGCGCGGATGAGGCGTTTATTACGTCTGCTTCCACGTTCGTGATGCCTGTTGTCGAAGTTGATGGCGCAGCGATTGGCACTGGTAAGCCAGGAAATATTGCGGCGCGTTTGCGTGAAATCTACCTCGATGAAAGCCGCAAAGCTGCAATCTAA
- the dgcA gene encoding N-acetyl-D-Glu racemase DgcA: MSITVTQDVFKLAEVFTISRGSRTEAKVLTVKVSRGGVTGWGECVPYARYGETLESVTEQIAALPEDVSRAGLYDLLDAGAARNAIDCALWDLEAKTAGKRIWELAGVAAPKPCVTAFTLSLDAPENMRASAAKHAHRPLLKIKLGTPDDMARLEAVRAGAPKSTIIVDANEGWSAEVYSDLAPHLIRLGVSMVEQPMPVGQDGMLAEIARPLPVCADESCHDRASLPDLKGKYDMVNIKLDKTGGLTEALALNTAARAEGYQVMVGCMVGSSLAMAPATIVAQGAEVVDLDGPLLLAEDRTHALQFDEDGVHPPVAALWG, translated from the coding sequence ATGAGTATCACCGTTACGCAGGACGTTTTTAAGCTCGCGGAGGTTTTCACAATCTCGCGTGGGTCCCGCACAGAAGCGAAAGTTTTGACGGTGAAGGTGTCTCGTGGGGGCGTTACTGGCTGGGGCGAATGTGTCCCCTATGCGCGGTATGGCGAAACTTTGGAGAGCGTGACCGAGCAGATTGCAGCGCTTCCTGAGGACGTGAGCCGTGCAGGCCTTTACGATTTGCTTGATGCAGGGGCGGCGCGAAACGCTATTGATTGTGCCTTGTGGGATCTGGAAGCAAAAACAGCAGGCAAGCGTATTTGGGAATTGGCTGGCGTTGCCGCACCAAAGCCCTGCGTAACTGCGTTTACCTTGTCGCTTGATGCGCCTGAAAACATGCGAGCGTCCGCGGCGAAGCACGCGCATCGCCCGTTGCTAAAAATCAAACTGGGCACGCCAGATGATATGGCGCGACTTGAGGCAGTAAGGGCAGGGGCGCCAAAAAGTACGATCATTGTGGATGCCAATGAGGGATGGTCCGCGGAGGTTTATTCGGACCTTGCGCCGCATCTTATTCGTCTTGGTGTCAGTATGGTCGAACAGCCAATGCCCGTAGGGCAAGATGGCATGCTTGCAGAGATCGCTCGCCCGTTGCCGGTATGCGCGGATGAAAGCTGCCATGACCGCGCGTCGTTGCCGGACCTGAAGGGCAAATATGACATGGTGAACATCAAGCTCGATAAAACGGGCGGGTTAACAGAGGCGCTGGCGTTGAACACGGCAGCGCGTGCTGAGGGCTACCAAGTTATGGTCGGCTGCATGGTCGGATCGTCCCTTGCGATGGCACCTGCGACGATTGTCGCGCAAGGGGCCGAGGTCGTAGACCTTGACGGGCCGCTGCTATTGGCCGAAGACCGCACCCACGCATTGCAATTTGATGAAGACGGCGTGCATCCACCCGTCGCAGCACTCTGGGGATAA
- the dgcN gene encoding N-acetyltransferase DgcN translates to MIPTPYLLFLGDAPDQLAAKVAQGIQDWRPENAVGQFRLAGCGASVGIDDLTLQEAWDAGARTLVIGVANRGGVIAQTWKDVLIEALEMGFDLASGLHNLLKDEDDLVAAADAAGRSLHDVRIPSVAYPIASGGKRTGKRCLAVGTDCSVGKMYTGLAMDAEMRKRGMKSTFRPTGQTGILITGGGVPLDAVVADFMAGAVEYLTPDNDADHWDQIEGQGSLFHASYSGVTMALVHGGQPDALVLAHEPTRTHMRGLPDYNLPSLEALRDTALLLARVVNPDCQVVGVSVNTQHLTETEANECLAEIEDRIGLPTVDPFRHGAGRLVDALKAL, encoded by the coding sequence GCGGTCGGCCAATTTCGTCTTGCAGGCTGCGGGGCAAGTGTCGGGATCGATGATCTGACGTTGCAAGAAGCATGGGATGCCGGGGCGCGAACATTGGTTATTGGAGTCGCGAACCGTGGCGGTGTGATTGCTCAGACGTGGAAAGATGTTTTGATTGAAGCGCTGGAAATGGGCTTTGATTTGGCGTCCGGCCTGCACAATCTTTTGAAAGACGAAGATGACTTAGTTGCTGCTGCGGATGCCGCTGGTCGTTCACTTCATGATGTGCGGATTCCGTCGGTGGCCTATCCGATTGCTTCCGGTGGAAAGCGCACCGGTAAGCGCTGCTTGGCAGTAGGGACAGATTGCTCTGTAGGCAAGATGTACACTGGCCTCGCGATGGATGCAGAAATGCGTAAACGCGGCATGAAATCCACGTTCCGCCCAACGGGACAGACAGGGATTTTGATTACCGGCGGCGGCGTGCCGTTGGATGCAGTTGTTGCGGATTTCATGGCGGGTGCTGTTGAATACCTGACACCGGACAATGACGCCGACCACTGGGACCAGATTGAGGGACAAGGAAGCCTATTTCATGCGTCTTATTCAGGTGTGACGATGGCGTTGGTGCACGGTGGTCAGCCGGATGCTCTGGTATTGGCGCATGAGCCAACACGCACGCATATGCGTGGCTTGCCGGATTACAACTTGCCGTCGCTTGAGGCGCTGCGCGACACGGCGTTGCTTCTGGCGCGTGTTGTAAACCCCGACTGCCAAGTTGTCGGGGTATCTGTGAACACCCAGCACCTGACCGAGACCGAGGCGAATGAATGTCTCGCGGAAATCGAAGATCGTATCGGCTTGCCGACAGTTGACCCGTTCCGTCACGGAGCAGGACGTCTGGTGGATGCGCTTAAAGCGCTTTAG